A genomic stretch from Sulfurimonas sediminis includes:
- the rho gene encoding transcription termination factor Rho, giving the protein MSENESSTQSRKNTKNNNNNRNNSKSRTHTPVKGSSVEELRTKSIQELVDIATQLGVEQPNELKRQDVIFEILKAQTAQGGYILFSGILEIMQDGYGFIRSIDQSFNESINDAYVSNTQIKRFALRNGDVVTGQVRPPKDQERYYALIKIEAVNSLPPEESKKRPLFENLTPLYPTEQLKLEYREKGLTGRMMDLFCPIGKGQRGLIVAPPRSGKTELLKEIAHGITTNHPEVDLMVLLVDERPEEVTDMERSVKGEVYSSTFDMPSKNHVKVAEMVIEKAKRRVELGRDVVILLDSITRLARAYNTVTPSSGKVLSGGVDANALHKPKRFFGAARNIENGGSLTIIATALVDTGSRMDEVIFEEFKGTGNMEVVLDRKIADRRIYPAIDILKSGTRKDELLIGPEVLQKVFILRQMLHKQDNEVEALKFIYNTMGKKSTNEEFLESMNTNS; this is encoded by the coding sequence ATGAGTGAAAACGAATCTTCTACACAATCGCGTAAAAATACAAAAAACAATAATAACAATAGAAATAATTCAAAGTCTAGAACACATACCCCGGTAAAAGGTTCCAGTGTCGAGGAACTTCGTACCAAAAGTATTCAAGAACTTGTTGATATAGCTACACAACTTGGTGTTGAACAACCAAATGAACTCAAACGCCAGGATGTTATATTTGAAATACTCAAAGCCCAAACTGCACAGGGCGGATATATTCTTTTCAGCGGTATTTTGGAAATCATGCAAGACGGTTACGGTTTTATCCGTTCAATCGATCAGAGTTTTAATGAAAGTATCAATGATGCCTATGTATCAAACACACAAATCAAACGCTTTGCTCTGCGAAACGGAGATGTTGTAACGGGTCAGGTTCGTCCTCCCAAAGATCAAGAAAGATACTACGCTCTTATAAAGATAGAAGCAGTCAACTCCCTTCCGCCTGAAGAGAGTAAAAAAAGACCGCTATTTGAAAACCTCACACCGCTTTATCCGACAGAACAGCTCAAACTCGAATATCGTGAAAAAGGCTTGACAGGGCGTATGATGGATCTGTTTTGTCCTATCGGAAAAGGACAGCGCGGTTTGATTGTTGCTCCTCCTAGAAGTGGTAAAACAGAACTTTTAAAAGAGATCGCTCACGGAATCACAACCAACCATCCGGAAGTGGATCTGATGGTGCTTCTTGTGGATGAGCGCCCTGAAGAGGTAACAGACATGGAAAGAAGTGTCAAAGGTGAAGTCTACAGTTCTACCTTTGATATGCCCTCAAAAAACCATGTAAAAGTTGCCGAGATGGTCATAGAAAAAGCAAAACGTAGAGTAGAACTTGGTCGTGATGTCGTTATTTTACTTGATTCTATCACTCGTCTTGCACGTGCCTACAACACAGTTACCCCTTCAAGCGGAAAAGTCCTCTCAGGTGGTGTGGATGCAAATGCCCTGCATAAGCCAAAACGTTTCTTTGGAGCGGCGAGAAATATTGAAAACGGCGGCAGTCTAACTATTATTGCTACAGCACTTGTTGACACAGGAAGCCGTATGGATGAAGTTATCTTTGAAGAGTTCAAAGGAACCGGAAATATGGAAGTGGTACTTGACAGAAAAATTGCAGACAGACGTATCTACCCGGCTATTGACATTCTCAAATCAGGAACGCGTAAAGATGAACTGCTCATCGGTCCAGAAGTATTACAGAAGGTATTTATTCTTCGCCAGATGCTGCATAAACAGGATAACGAAGTCGAAGCACTCAAGTTTATCTACAACACTATGGGCAAAAAATCTACAAACGAAGAGTTTCTTGAAAGTATGAACACAAACAGCTAG
- the surE gene encoding 5'/3'-nucleotidase SurE — protein sequence MKNKYKILVTNDDGYEAKGLLCLVEALRELPDVEVTVVAPANEKSACGHSLTLTRPLRFVGIEENFFKLEDGTPTDCVYLSLNAIFQGNKPDLVVSGINRGSNMGEDITYSGTAAGAMEGVLHGIPSVAISQVMDFTNPKGDFTLAQKTIKKIVTKIRNDKFPLPEREFLNINIPPAVEEAEIKTTYAGYRVYSNEADVHSNPRGEKHYWLGLHPLNFRARAGVNGVSDYEAIRDGFISVTPIMLDLSAYKSMKRVQEWLD from the coding sequence ATGAAGAACAAGTATAAAATTTTAGTAACAAATGATGACGGATATGAGGCGAAAGGACTGTTGTGTCTGGTGGAAGCTTTGCGCGAGCTCCCGGATGTGGAAGTAACCGTTGTGGCTCCGGCAAATGAAAAATCTGCCTGCGGACACTCTTTGACACTGACAAGACCTTTGCGTTTTGTGGGAATTGAAGAGAATTTCTTTAAACTTGAAGACGGAACACCCACTGACTGTGTGTATCTCTCTTTAAATGCAATTTTTCAAGGGAATAAACCCGACTTGGTTGTAAGTGGAATCAATAGAGGTTCCAATATGGGTGAAGACATTACCTACAGTGGAACTGCAGCAGGTGCTATGGAGGGTGTTTTACATGGTATACCTTCTGTCGCAATTTCCCAGGTGATGGATTTTACCAATCCAAAGGGAGATTTTACATTGGCGCAAAAAACAATCAAAAAGATAGTGACAAAAATACGAAATGACAAATTTCCTCTGCCTGAGAGAGAATTTTTAAATATCAACATTCCTCCGGCAGTTGAAGAGGCCGAGATAAAGACAACCTATGCAGGGTACAGAGTCTATTCGAATGAAGCCGATGTGCACAGTAATCCACGGGGCGAGAAACACTACTGGCTTGGACTGCACCCTCTGAATTTTCGAGCAAGAGCAGGTGTCAATGGTGTGAGCGATTATGAAGCGATACGTGACGGATTTATATCTGTGACGCCGATTATGCTTGATCTGAGTGCGTACAAAAGTATGAAAAGAGTACAGGAGTGGTTGGATTAA
- a CDS encoding tRNA threonylcarbamoyladenosine dehydratase — protein MQKYDRIKLVLKDDFSKLEDAKILLLGVGGVGSFCLDCLYRSGVKDITIVDFDTYDKSNQNRQMWSELHEGETKVEALKEHYPELHVINRRIDEAWVQEFDFEPYDLVLDAIDDRNAKLAIAQKCHKKLISSFGSAKRLDPTKVQVGDIWKSYGDKFGAKIRYELKKRGFNKKYKVIFSSEEAVIKEKGSFMGVTATFGLTMCAEAIKKIREEK, from the coding sequence ATGCAAAAATATGACCGCATAAAACTTGTGTTAAAGGATGATTTTTCTAAACTCGAAGATGCCAAAATATTACTGCTTGGTGTTGGCGGCGTAGGGAGCTTCTGTCTGGACTGTTTATACAGAAGCGGTGTGAAAGATATCACGATTGTAGATTTTGACACCTATGACAAATCAAACCAAAACCGTCAAATGTGGTCGGAGCTGCATGAAGGTGAGACAAAGGTAGAAGCCTTAAAAGAGCATTATCCGGAGTTACATGTAATCAACAGACGCATAGACGAAGCATGGGTGCAGGAGTTTGATTTTGAACCATACGACTTGGTACTTGATGCGATAGATGACAGAAATGCAAAACTCGCAATCGCGCAAAAATGCCATAAAAAACTCATCTCCTCTTTTGGAAGTGCCAAAAGACTTGACCCGACAAAGGTTCAGGTGGGTGATATCTGGAAAAGTTACGGCGATAAATTCGGTGCAAAAATTCGGTATGAATTGAAAAAACGCGGTTTTAACAAAAAATACAAAGTGATTTTTTCAAGCGAAGAAGCAGTCATAAAAGAAAAAGGCAGTTTTATGGGTGTTACGGCAACTTTCGGTCTGACCATGTGTGCCGAGGCAATTAAAAAGATAAGAGAGGAAAAATAG
- a CDS encoding thiamine biosynthesis protein ThiF encodes MIHGFDLSSPLVCEGIVGDGCGGGRIFYVQDEKLQTFDPVTKKSMILLENVKNAQKISKSACIITIECSDQIIKFDLSLL; translated from the coding sequence ATGATTCATGGTTTTGATTTGAGTTCTCCTCTTGTGTGTGAGGGAATAGTCGGTGACGGCTGTGGGGGTGGACGCATTTTTTATGTTCAAGATGAAAAACTGCAAACCTTTGACCCTGTGACAAAAAAGTCTATGATACTCCTGGAAAATGTGAAAAATGCCCAAAAAATCAGTAAATCTGCCTGTATTATTACAATAGAGTGTTCAGACCAAATTATAAAATTTGATCTTTCATTACTGTAG
- a CDS encoding DUF1566 domain-containing protein — protein sequence MQKIFMLLFVLFSCTEAQEIVTDTEQKLQWLDTKDMQEFNGIWKLANSYCEALHVEQKDDWRLPTKKELQHLGESKKLKTKFRHLDTALYWSKDIDKSSDGFNAYTVYTGNGFVSSTDKCHTNKLVCVRKLQ from the coding sequence ATGCAAAAAATTTTTATGCTGCTTTTTGTTTTGTTCTCCTGTACAGAGGCACAAGAGATCGTTACAGATACAGAGCAAAAGTTACAATGGCTCGATACAAAGGATATGCAGGAGTTTAACGGTATATGGAAACTGGCAAACAGTTACTGTGAAGCATTACATGTAGAGCAAAAAGATGACTGGCGACTGCCGACAAAAAAGGAACTGCAACACTTGGGAGAGTCAAAAAAACTCAAAACAAAATTCAGGCACCTTGATACTGCGCTGTACTGGAGTAAAGATATAGACAAAAGCAGTGACGGATTTAATGCTTATACTGTTTATACAGGAAACGGTTTCGTCTCATCAACGGATAAATGTCATACAAACAAACTGGTATGTGTCAGAAAACTACAGTAA
- a CDS encoding DsrE family protein: MKNIFLILTLFNLLANAKEYKVVFDCSSGNASYIKSRMWLVGKTIDMIEEQGDTAKVALTLHGSCVAMVANDYDMIVPDEDVQDIKQSQQYLKKLAKRKNVTITACAMSLAHNAIEKTDVMPFVKISKNSFIDTIRYQNDGYALMSFK, from the coding sequence ATGAAAAATATTTTTTTAATTCTTACCCTTTTTAATCTGCTTGCCAATGCCAAAGAATATAAAGTTGTCTTTGACTGCAGTTCGGGCAATGCCTCTTATATAAAAAGTCGTATGTGGCTTGTCGGAAAAACCATAGATATGATAGAGGAACAGGGAGATACTGCAAAAGTAGCACTGACACTGCACGGTTCCTGTGTTGCAATGGTGGCAAATGACTATGACATGATAGTACCGGATGAAGATGTTCAAGATATAAAACAATCCCAGCAATACCTCAAAAAACTTGCAAAAAGAAAAAATGTCACCATCACTGCCTGTGCTATGTCTCTGGCACATAATGCCATTGAAAAAACAGATGTTATGCCTTTTGTGAAAATCTCAAAAAACAGTTTTATCGATACTATCAGATACCAAAATGACGGGTATGCACTTATGAGTTTCAAATAA
- a CDS encoding carboxymuconolactone decarboxylase family protein, which produces MAYIQLPEFEEMSPAIQDKARPILEKTGKLGEIFKLLALDEKVYFATDTMIQKYLLDETTLSYDIKESIALLISLENGCKMCVDVHKSIAKMLGMSEERIEEVLKGVDSMDSNEAEKALLNFCIRASKKDNYKVTKEEIDNLKKLGWSDVQIVEAVAITGYFNYINTLSNVFGLE; this is translated from the coding sequence ATGGCATATATACAACTACCGGAATTTGAAGAAATGAGTCCTGCAATTCAGGACAAAGCAAGACCTATTTTAGAAAAAACCGGAAAACTCGGAGAGATATTCAAACTCTTGGCACTTGATGAAAAAGTCTACTTTGCGACAGATACAATGATACAAAAATACCTTTTGGATGAAACAACACTCTCATACGATATAAAAGAGTCTATTGCCCTGCTTATATCTTTGGAAAATGGCTGCAAAATGTGTGTAGATGTCCATAAAAGTATCGCCAAAATGTTAGGGATGAGTGAAGAAAGAATCGAAGAAGTACTCAAAGGCGTTGATTCAATGGACTCAAATGAAGCAGAAAAAGCACTTTTGAACTTCTGTATACGCGCATCCAAAAAAGACAACTACAAAGTGACAAAAGAAGAGATAGACAACTTAAAAAAGCTCGGCTGGAGTGATGTTCAAATAGTCGAAGCGGTTGCTATTACCGGTTATTTTAATTACATTAACACACTGTCAAATGTTTTTGGCTTAGAGTAA
- a CDS encoding YeeE/YedE thiosulfate transporter family protein produces the protein MTDRIVHMFDTVAKQGHGSVWTVLFIGFVFGAVILYSRLDKFEKMAGFMIFEDTLVPRMAMTTVALSSLGFYILVQTGYASYSVKPVLLAGLITGAILFGIGLVILGKCPSAFFVSVSEGRIDALVGVLGGMVGGAVFTLFYPQIKNLMGPDLGKVQIFHYFEYHALLVVLIFSTILLITAYLLPTIEYKDPADFNKN, from the coding sequence ATGACAGATAGAATTGTACATATGTTTGATACAGTAGCAAAGCAAGGGCATGGTTCTGTTTGGACGGTGCTGTTCATAGGCTTTGTTTTTGGTGCCGTTATTTTATACTCAAGACTGGATAAATTTGAAAAAATGGCTGGTTTTATGATTTTTGAAGACACCCTTGTTCCTCGTATGGCGATGACAACCGTTGCACTTTCAAGCCTGGGATTTTATATTTTGGTACAGACCGGGTATGCTTCTTATTCGGTAAAACCTGTTTTGCTTGCAGGACTTATCACAGGGGCAATACTTTTTGGTATCGGCTTGGTTATTTTAGGAAAATGTCCCTCTGCTTTTTTTGTTTCTGTATCTGAGGGCCGCATAGATGCTCTTGTCGGTGTTTTGGGAGGAATGGTCGGAGGAGCGGTTTTTACGCTTTTTTACCCTCAGATAAAAAACCTCATGGGCCCGGATTTGGGAAAAGTGCAGATATTTCATTATTTTGAATATCACGCTTTACTTGTTGTACTGATTTTTAGTACTATTTTACTTATCACTGCATATCTGCTGCCGACAATAGAATACAAAGACCCTGCAGATTTCAACAAAAATTAG
- a CDS encoding YeeE/YedE thiosulfate transporter family protein produces MPRQIPWWVGGIAMSLLFYFSFSTFGANRPIGASTGMAYLATVLFGLDANSYAYTAEIEQSGAWEGVMLIGLFFGGLFMSIFVTKSFHLSLIPTLWKERKNRSVKSRMIWSFIAGFLLVFGARLAGGCNAGHILSGGSQLALSGIIFAVFALGTGVITGRFFYKKKVCKNDR; encoded by the coding sequence ATGCCTAGACAGATACCTTGGTGGGTTGGCGGAATTGCAATGAGTTTACTTTTTTATTTTAGCTTTTCAACTTTTGGAGCAAATCGTCCTATCGGTGCTTCAACCGGAATGGCGTACCTTGCAACTGTTTTGTTTGGACTTGATGCAAACAGTTATGCTTATACAGCAGAGATAGAACAATCCGGAGCATGGGAAGGTGTCATGCTGATCGGTTTGTTCTTTGGCGGACTTTTTATGTCAATTTTTGTAACAAAGTCTTTTCATTTGAGTCTTATCCCCACTCTCTGGAAAGAGAGAAAAAACAGATCAGTCAAATCCCGTATGATTTGGAGTTTTATTGCCGGATTTCTGCTTGTATTTGGTGCCAGACTTGCAGGCGGATGTAATGCCGGGCATATTTTGTCCGGTGGCAGTCAATTGGCACTCAGTGGTATAATCTTTGCCGTTTTTGCACTGGGAACAGGTGTGATAACAGGAAGATTTTTTTACAAAAAAAAGGTTTGCAAAAATGACAGATAG
- a CDS encoding MerR family transcriptional regulator, which produces MDYKMSELVAKTGVPKSTILYYIKEGLLPNPVKVKANVHKYSEEHIELIKYIKYMKEEMGSSNEQVKLVLEKKNNSFSSSYTMLAPLMNTLSGIEIHSEHYSKKEFTEHFDIDEDLLERLLADGVLMPIGENDYTQKEACIVNLIENCREVGIDYALIKEYVKHARELAKLELKMQEKLCALRDDKNFSTLWKIVFDTLFKTKEYIFHRATYKEFYRAIKQELIGT; this is translated from the coding sequence ATGGATTATAAAATGTCTGAACTTGTGGCAAAAACAGGTGTTCCAAAATCAACTATACTTTACTATATAAAAGAGGGACTCTTGCCAAATCCTGTAAAAGTAAAGGCAAATGTTCATAAATACAGTGAGGAACATATAGAGCTCATCAAATATATCAAGTATATGAAAGAGGAGATGGGCAGCAGTAACGAACAGGTGAAACTGGTTTTAGAGAAAAAAAACAACTCATTTTCAAGCTCTTACACAATGCTGGCACCGCTTATGAATACTTTAAGCGGTATTGAGATTCACAGCGAGCACTATAGCAAAAAAGAGTTTACAGAGCATTTTGATATTGATGAGGATCTCCTGGAAAGGTTGCTTGCTGATGGTGTTTTGATGCCAATAGGGGAGAATGATTATACTCAAAAAGAGGCCTGTATAGTGAATCTGATAGAGAACTGCAGGGAAGTCGGGATTGACTATGCGCTGATAAAAGAGTATGTAAAACATGCCCGGGAACTGGCAAAACTGGAACTTAAAATGCAGGAAAAACTATGTGCGCTGCGAGATGATAAAAATTTTTCTACTTTGTGGAAAATAGTATTTGATACACTTTTTAAAACCAAAGAGTATATTTTTCATCGTGCCACCTACAAAGAATTTTACAGAGCAATCAAACAGGAACTGATTGGAACATAG
- a CDS encoding sensor histidine kinase produces the protein MIVNEEKFVKKYSLIYTLIVSFILLTPLSLYINHKINLQEVQTEVELKSIQAHIIKAMDNFGNHPQEIFEFPRFASFASGLYKKDFTPVYTQIHEPLPSYMPGYHSKGSNRYLITQLPDKKYFFANYLVTKTEISFAPVFFEASLIAFGIITLILLLSFYFLKSFSKPFRRVNEKLDDFIKESMHEINTPLSIINVNVDLFDALYGKNKYFNRIKSATRSLATIYNDMDYLIKQNRVAYKNEPINLYDFLQERVSYFELICQLKEIELLFTCNVEKKPILFFSTTKLQRIVDNTLSNAIKFSFAKSKIEIKLFHDKEQNICLSIQDYGKGIQNPQRILERYYRENEYKNGFGIGMSIVKSIIDEAGIDLDIQSEPGKGSLFTYTFKKSMFQSVPV, from the coding sequence TTGATTGTCAATGAAGAAAAATTTGTCAAAAAGTACAGTCTTATTTACACACTGATTGTCTCTTTTATACTCTTAACCCCTTTGTCTTTGTATATCAATCATAAAATAAACCTGCAGGAAGTACAAACAGAAGTGGAACTCAAATCCATTCAGGCCCACATCATAAAAGCTATGGACAACTTTGGAAACCACCCTCAGGAGATCTTTGAATTTCCCAGGTTTGCCTCTTTTGCCTCAGGTCTGTACAAAAAAGATTTTACGCCGGTATATACGCAAATACACGAACCCCTCCCCTCCTATATGCCTGGATACCATTCCAAAGGTTCTAACAGATACCTCATCACACAACTCCCGGATAAAAAATACTTTTTTGCAAACTATTTGGTCACAAAAACAGAAATCTCTTTCGCTCCTGTTTTTTTTGAAGCCAGCCTCATTGCCTTTGGAATTATTACGCTCATCTTGCTGCTCTCTTTTTATTTTTTAAAAAGCTTTTCAAAACCTTTTAGAAGAGTCAATGAAAAGCTCGATGATTTTATCAAAGAATCCATGCATGAAATCAATACCCCTTTGAGCATCATCAATGTCAATGTTGACCTTTTTGATGCGCTTTACGGCAAAAACAAATACTTCAACCGCATAAAATCAGCAACACGCTCTCTTGCTACCATTTACAATGACATGGATTATCTCATAAAACAAAACAGAGTTGCATACAAAAATGAGCCCATTAACCTTTATGACTTTTTACAGGAGCGTGTCTCTTATTTTGAACTTATCTGCCAGTTAAAAGAGATAGAACTTCTCTTTACATGTAATGTAGAAAAAAAGCCCATACTTTTTTTCAGTACAACAAAACTGCAGCGAATCGTTGACAATACGCTTTCCAATGCCATAAAGTTTTCATTTGCAAAGAGCAAAATAGAGATAAAGCTTTTTCATGACAAAGAACAAAATATATGTCTGAGTATCCAAGATTATGGGAAAGGCATCCAGAACCCGCAAAGAATTCTTGAACGCTATTACAGGGAAAATGAGTATAAAAACGGTTTTGGCATCGGTATGAGCATAGTCAAATCAATCATAGATGAAGCAGGTATTGATCTTGATATACAATCTGAACCGGGAAAAGGAAGTCTGTTTACCTACACCTTTAAAAAATCTATGTTCCAATCAGTTCCTGTTTGA
- a CDS encoding response regulator transcription factor — MKILLLEDETILKESIEEFLSSKNYTVDSFENSSDAFDAIFSKEYDLLLLDVNVPGEFDGFSLRKELADEGKNIPTIFVTSMSSADAMLQGYANGCCDYIKKPFDLIELQLRVQHALKSNCFKTDSDMLQLPCDYQYDVNNRKLIGISGEIQLSKTENDILTLFIKHRNQIVTFEMLYEEIWENNVEAANARVQINNLRRKLPKDVIENIYGIGYRLDCQ; from the coding sequence ATGAAAATACTTTTGCTCGAAGATGAGACCATTTTAAAAGAGAGTATTGAAGAATTTCTCAGCTCAAAAAACTATACAGTAGACAGTTTTGAAAACAGCAGTGATGCTTTTGATGCCATTTTCAGCAAAGAGTATGACTTACTGCTTCTGGATGTCAATGTCCCCGGAGAATTTGACGGGTTTTCTTTAAGAAAAGAACTCGCAGATGAGGGAAAGAACATTCCTACGATTTTTGTCACTTCTATGTCAAGTGCCGATGCAATGCTGCAGGGATATGCAAACGGTTGCTGCGACTACATTAAGAAGCCTTTTGATCTAATCGAGTTACAGTTGCGGGTACAGCATGCCCTAAAATCAAACTGTTTTAAAACCGACAGTGATATGCTCCAGCTTCCCTGTGACTACCAGTATGATGTTAACAACCGGAAACTTATCGGTATATCGGGAGAGATACAGCTGAGCAAAACAGAAAATGACATTCTTACTCTGTTTATCAAACACAGAAACCAGATTGTCACTTTTGAAATGCTGTATGAAGAGATTTGGGAAAACAATGTTGAGGCTGCCAATGCAAGAGTACAGATCAACAATCTGAGAAGAAAGCTGCCAAAGGATGTCATTGAGAATATTTACGGCATAGGATACCGACTTGATTGTCAATGA
- a CDS encoding cache domain-containing protein — MKLYQKYLAVVLLMLVIFIGYFYTQNKQEFTDRVHTVLLNILNKQIENEKARAFNFAFALSQNETLQKALKNNDAKKAYEILQTHMKALETFSGSKIRIQILSNDITIFARSWDNSDAGVNVRAYRPDLVEMKKTLSPHLSYEAARRLVLIASIPIVENKKCLGFVEVIQRFDSLEKYFAQYDIDMIALLDDKYQNQSVLLKNNPRIKNTIVANNGANINHIQNLRRLDLNKLENLGSVQTEEYLYISKVILNSKAERIGYFILILSQEKLKLFSSFENELESFFSYSRKDLYSTIVNKEKAFDPYTDLTAKELVSLKKCTTQKDRACLEKNLRNKLNRYTKEELISLLLDANSQKISRGKIK; from the coding sequence ATGAAACTCTATCAGAAGTATCTCGCTGTAGTATTGTTAATGCTGGTAATCTTTATAGGCTACTTCTATACACAAAACAAGCAGGAGTTTACTGACAGAGTGCATACTGTTTTACTCAATATTTTAAACAAACAGATAGAAAATGAAAAGGCACGGGCTTTTAATTTTGCCTTTGCCCTTTCTCAAAATGAAACACTCCAAAAAGCGCTCAAAAACAATGATGCCAAAAAAGCCTATGAGATTCTCCAGACACATATGAAGGCACTTGAAACATTCAGCGGTTCAAAAATCCGTATTCAGATTCTCTCAAATGATATCACTATATTTGCACGCAGCTGGGACAACAGTGATGCGGGTGTCAATGTCAGGGCCTACCGTCCTGATTTAGTTGAGATGAAAAAGACACTCAGTCCGCACCTCTCCTATGAAGCGGCAAGACGACTTGTACTTATCGCTTCCATTCCTATAGTAGAGAACAAAAAGTGTCTCGGGTTTGTTGAGGTTATTCAACGCTTTGATTCCCTTGAAAAATATTTTGCCCAGTACGACATAGATATGATTGCACTTCTTGATGACAAATACCAAAACCAGTCCGTACTGCTAAAAAACAATCCGCGTATTAAAAATACGATAGTGGCAAACAACGGAGCAAACATCAATCACATTCAAAATCTCCGCAGACTGGATTTGAATAAACTTGAAAATTTGGGTTCTGTGCAGACCGAAGAGTATCTCTACATATCAAAAGTCATTCTCAACTCCAAAGCAGAGCGTATAGGCTACTTTATACTTATACTTTCACAAGAGAAACTCAAACTTTTCAGCAGTTTTGAGAATGAACTTGAAAGCTTTTTCAGCTACTCAAGAAAAGATCTTTATTCTACTATTGTCAACAAAGAAAAAGCCTTTGACCCTTATACCGACTTAACAGCAAAAGAACTTGTTTCATTAAAAAAATGCACAACACAAAAAGACAGAGCCTGTTTGGAGAAAAATTTACGTAACAAACTTAACAGATACACAAAAGAAGAGTTAATATCCCTGTTGCTGGATGCCAACTCTCAAAAAATTTCAAGAGGAAAGATAAAATGA
- a CDS encoding DsrE family protein, which translates to MKLFKKLSTVALLMLLTTGLYAQNSDAEEDNDVVKIVYQCDFPDIQRIHLMLNTINNAASYFDKHLIPYEINVVALGPCLQYMMKDFKGTGFVKMPYCEHGGPTGAGTVSRFKSLKQLGGDNINFFACGNTMKKKHVKDEQLQDYVKKTPAGIIKIVNLQRQGCAYVKIK; encoded by the coding sequence ATGAAATTATTCAAAAAACTCTCAACAGTGGCATTACTTATGTTGCTCACAACAGGTCTATATGCGCAAAACAGTGATGCAGAAGAAGATAATGATGTGGTAAAGATAGTCTATCAGTGTGATTTTCCTGATATTCAACGTATTCATCTTATGCTCAACACGATCAATAACGCAGCAAGCTATTTTGACAAACATCTCATCCCTTATGAGATAAATGTAGTTGCGCTAGGTCCATGTCTGCAGTACATGATGAAAGACTTCAAAGGAACAGGATTTGTGAAGATGCCTTACTGCGAGCACGGAGGTCCGACAGGTGCCGGGACTGTTTCACGTTTTAAATCTTTAAAACAGCTTGGCGGTGACAACATCAACTTTTTTGCCTGCGGCAACACAATGAAGAAAAAGCATGTTAAAGATGAACAGCTGCAGGATTATGTCAAAAAAACACCTGCGGGCATCATCAAAATAGTCAATTTGCAAAGACAGGGATGCGCTTACGTCAAAATTAAGTAA
- a CDS encoding PAS domain-containing protein — MAEIYLDTKAFLVSETDTKGIIRFANDEFCHYAGYSVDELVGKPHNIVRHPDMPRAAFKDLWDTIKNGKRWRGFVKNKAKNGDYYWVFATVYPFTSCDGQPGYISCRRTVSEMEKEKYEKVYKEMRAKERHNG, encoded by the coding sequence ATGGCTGAAATATATTTGGATACCAAAGCTTTTTTGGTTTCAGAGACAGATACGAAAGGGATTATCCGTTTTGCCAATGATGAGTTTTGTCATTATGCCGGATACAGTGTTGACGAACTTGTAGGAAAACCGCACAATATTGTCCGGCATCCCGATATGCCGCGTGCCGCTTTTAAAGATTTGTGGGATACGATAAAAAACGGGAAGCGATGGCGGGGCTTTGTAAAAAACAAGGCAAAAAACGGTGACTACTACTGGGTTTTTGCCACGGTCTACCCGTTTACCTCCTGTGATGGACAACCGGGCTATATCTCCTGCAGAAGAACAGTTTCAGAAATGGAAAAAGAGAAATATGAAAAAGTTTATAAAGAGATGAGAGCAAAGGAGCGCCATAATGGTTAA